From the Paenibacillus sp. FSL H8-0548 genome, one window contains:
- a CDS encoding lysoplasmalogenase, whose translation MKKYLLPALILLMSLLYIFIIPSDPHVVKLLFKLLPMWLILAYAYLHIPAPRRRNHWILLTGLFFCMLGDGLLEWFVVGLSAFLIGHLFYMTSFFGNWRFSKIRFATLAPIAVFGLFMGSELIHALIRNGKDDLIIPVLLYILVISLMTWSAIMTGHKWAIIGSILFTISDSILSWNLFVSDVAFSGVLIMTTYYTAQYCMAYSIQTLGTHTNKIIAGPHL comes from the coding sequence TTGAAGAAGTATCTATTACCCGCACTTATACTGTTGATGAGCCTACTCTACATTTTTATTATTCCGTCTGATCCTCATGTTGTCAAGCTTCTGTTCAAGCTACTCCCCATGTGGCTTATCCTGGCGTATGCATACCTCCATATTCCAGCCCCTAGACGTAGAAATCATTGGATTCTATTAACCGGCTTATTTTTCTGCATGCTGGGCGATGGTTTGCTCGAATGGTTTGTTGTTGGGTTATCTGCTTTCCTCATCGGTCACCTGTTTTATATGACCAGCTTTTTCGGCAATTGGCGCTTCTCGAAAATTCGCTTCGCAACGCTAGCTCCAATTGCCGTATTCGGCTTATTTATGGGCTCGGAGCTTATTCATGCCTTAATTAGGAACGGCAAAGATGATTTGATTATTCCGGTTCTACTCTACATACTCGTCATTTCACTCATGACCTGGTCTGCCATTATGACCGGTCACAAATGGGCGATTATCGGAAGTATTTTATTCACCATTTCAGATTCTATCCTGTCTTGGAACCTCTTTGTATCCGACGTAGCTTTCTCAGGCGTACTCATTATGACTACCTATTACACCGCTCAGTACTGCATGGCCTACAGCATTCAAACGTTAGGAACTCATACGAATAAAATTATAGCGGGACCTCATTTGTAA
- a CDS encoding helix-turn-helix transcriptional regulator, translating into MSADISYTTEEIAKLLKISKLTVYDLIKKGELASYRVGKQMRVDPADLEAYKQRAKGMQIKEHSTPSPLAPPAANFHSPRPIVITGQDLSLDILAKHMEKNISGIRPLRSYVGSLDSLISMYRGESDIVSTHLLDGDTGEYNLPYIKKLLVGSTYMVVNMLSRNAGLYVKQGNPLSIKGWSDFARQGLRLANREKGSGARVLLDEQLRLHGIKAEQLAGYELEQSNHLGVASQVASGEADVGVGIEKAASIVGQIDFIPLIQERYDLVMLKTAQNQAWIHSLLQILRSKEFKNELQNIAGYDLSRTGEILFET; encoded by the coding sequence ATGTCCGCCGACATCTCTTACACCACGGAAGAAATAGCCAAGCTATTAAAAATATCCAAACTGACCGTATACGATCTTATAAAAAAAGGCGAGCTTGCCTCTTATCGTGTAGGCAAACAAATGCGCGTAGATCCCGCAGACTTGGAAGCTTACAAGCAGCGAGCAAAGGGGATGCAGATCAAAGAACATTCAACTCCCTCTCCCCTCGCCCCTCCAGCAGCCAATTTTCATAGTCCTCGTCCGATTGTTATTACAGGACAGGATCTCAGCCTGGATATTTTAGCTAAGCATATGGAGAAAAACATTTCGGGGATAAGACCGCTTCGCTCCTATGTCGGAAGCCTTGATAGCTTAATCTCTATGTATCGCGGTGAGTCAGATATCGTCAGCACCCATCTGCTCGATGGAGACACGGGAGAATACAATCTTCCTTATATTAAGAAGCTGCTCGTCGGCTCCACTTATATGGTCGTTAATATGCTGTCGAGAAATGCGGGGTTGTACGTTAAGCAAGGCAACCCCCTTTCCATTAAAGGCTGGAGTGACTTCGCCCGCCAAGGTCTTCGGCTTGCGAATCGCGAGAAGGGATCAGGCGCCCGAGTATTGCTTGATGAACAGCTCCGTCTTCATGGTATTAAAGCGGAGCAGCTTGCTGGCTATGAGCTTGAACAAAGCAACCATCTAGGCGTCGCATCCCAAGTGGCATCAGGTGAAGCCGATGTTGGCGTTGGTATCGAGAAAGCCGCCTCGATTGTCGGTCAAATTGATTTTATTCCGCTCATTCAAGAGCGCTATGACCTTGTCATGCTCAAAACCGCACAAAACCAAGCATGGATTCATTCGTTGCTGCAAATTCTTAGATCCAAGGAATTCAAAAACGAGCTTCAAAATATTGCCGGCTATGACCTGTCCCGCACGGGGGAAATATTGTTTGAGACTTAA
- a CDS encoding ABC transporter ATP-binding protein, whose amino-acid sequence MTNQSPEDQLTKDQPIIQLSDVTFRYPGAQVNSLNQVNLTINRGDFIAIAGSNGSGKSTLCKCFNGLIPTYYSGDLEGTIRIDGNLTSDRSVAELSKLVAYVFQDFENQLVRPTVYDEVCFAPLNFGYEDYKERGMLALQMLEIEHLQKEWIWQLSGGQKHMTALAAALALNPDVIVVDEPVAQLDPAHARVIYEKLKLLNEKYGKTIIVIEHHTEFIADYCRKIVLMEAGGQVRWVKSVSEGLSAVSELVEMNIQPPQVTQAVHALLGRRAAEQGIVYPTTIEEAVAHFAPLDLRISRLSVIQEQPIYGSPREPLVRFEGVTSGYQGIDRKKKPILRGIDLCINEGDRIALIGNNGAGKSTLLRLISGLRRPWEGKVIVCGTDTQKTTPEQLSDQVSFLFQNPEEMFIADNIREDVAFFLKARKLQGIDTFVDDVLQRFKLTDLQARDGRLLSGGQQRRATLAIGMAMRPTIMLLDEPTASLDIASRREMTMLFDQLRDHVKAVVVATHDMQLVADWATRVIVMNEGQILLDTDSRTVFQHAGALEKAALIAPQIVQLCGRLGIEPPCLSVDEFVSHIQQHMPSEEFSYGIS is encoded by the coding sequence ATGACGAATCAATCACCGGAGGACCAACTAACGAAAGATCAGCCGATTATCCAGCTCAGCGACGTAACCTTCCGTTATCCAGGCGCACAAGTCAATTCTCTGAATCAGGTGAATTTAACGATAAACCGCGGTGATTTCATAGCAATCGCAGGCAGTAACGGGAGTGGAAAGTCTACATTATGCAAATGCTTTAACGGGCTAATTCCAACCTATTATTCAGGTGATTTGGAAGGCACAATTCGAATTGACGGCAATCTCACATCCGATCGGAGCGTTGCTGAGCTTTCTAAGCTTGTCGCCTACGTATTCCAGGACTTCGAGAATCAACTGGTTCGTCCTACCGTATATGATGAGGTCTGCTTCGCACCGCTTAATTTCGGTTACGAGGATTACAAGGAACGAGGCATGCTCGCACTGCAGATGCTTGAAATTGAGCATCTGCAGAAGGAGTGGATATGGCAGCTAAGCGGAGGACAGAAGCATATGACTGCATTAGCCGCAGCCTTGGCTCTTAACCCTGATGTCATCGTAGTGGATGAACCCGTTGCTCAGCTTGATCCCGCCCACGCACGGGTTATTTATGAAAAGCTCAAATTACTAAATGAAAAATATGGAAAAACAATCATCGTTATTGAGCATCATACCGAATTCATTGCCGATTATTGCCGCAAAATCGTCCTGATGGAAGCTGGCGGACAGGTTCGCTGGGTAAAATCCGTCTCTGAAGGATTGTCAGCGGTGTCTGAGCTGGTGGAGATGAATATTCAGCCACCGCAAGTAACCCAAGCGGTTCATGCTCTGCTTGGCAGACGAGCAGCAGAGCAAGGAATCGTCTATCCGACGACCATTGAGGAAGCTGTCGCTCATTTTGCACCACTTGATCTTCGCATCTCTCGGCTTTCTGTCATTCAAGAGCAGCCTATTTATGGATCGCCCCGTGAACCTCTCGTCCGCTTCGAAGGTGTGACAAGCGGCTATCAAGGAATAGACCGCAAGAAGAAGCCGATCCTTCGAGGAATTGATTTATGTATTAACGAAGGTGATCGCATTGCGCTGATTGGCAATAACGGGGCTGGTAAATCCACATTATTGCGATTAATCTCAGGGCTTCGCCGCCCATGGGAAGGCAAAGTAATCGTCTGTGGAACGGACACACAAAAAACGACGCCAGAGCAGCTGTCTGACCAAGTATCCTTTCTCTTTCAAAATCCTGAGGAAATGTTCATCGCAGATAACATTCGTGAGGACGTAGCTTTTTTCCTGAAGGCTAGAAAGCTGCAGGGTATCGATACCTTTGTCGATGATGTGCTTCAAAGATTCAAGCTGACGGATTTGCAAGCACGAGATGGCCGCCTGCTTAGCGGAGGACAACAGCGCCGCGCAACACTCGCGATTGGCATGGCGATGCGCCCCACCATTATGCTGCTTGACGAGCCGACCGCCAGCCTCGACATCGCCAGCCGCAGAGAAATGACGATGCTGTTCGATCAGCTTCGCGATCATGTCAAGGCTGTCGTTGTAGCTACGCATGACATGCAGCTTGTCGCTGATTGGGCTACTCGGGTTATCGTGATGAACGAGGGCCAGATTCTCCTCGACACAGACAGCCGAACGGTATTTCAGCATGCAGGCGCACTTGAGAAAGCAGCTTTAATTGCGCCACAGATCGTACAATTATGCGGCCGTCTGGGCATTGAACCACCGTGTTTATCTGTAGATGAATTTGTGAGTCATATCCAGCAGCATATGCCAAGTGAGGAGTTTTCTTATGGAATTAGCTGA
- a CDS encoding cell division protein FtsQ, with product MNKGLTSKRWELTSQQKLMIFILSMSLYGISNMITELIPEFKFGPIELKVEYFIFIPLLFAILFNPLYAALGACVGEVIFGELLLGQFGGLGELEKFIEFALAIFIAGMLVKDPSNKRQLAIAAYVAIGIDQLLGTIVDIGKVYFGIEEFEAVSGLPESILVIEGVAFLNAMVISGTLFALLPTLYLVPRLYGKVEPLLGMKPRDGRAATSLTDFVGPRLLLIAILLFVFAGAAEFLAESDINFIDWESEFIAEMGNGAIWISMSVAAVIFIITIVWAVNRRASKRKGEAA from the coding sequence ATGAACAAGGGATTAACGTCCAAACGCTGGGAGCTAACCTCGCAGCAAAAGCTTATGATTTTCATATTGTCTATGTCACTGTACGGAATTTCCAACATGATTACGGAGCTCATACCGGAATTTAAGTTCGGTCCCATTGAGCTAAAGGTCGAATATTTTATTTTCATCCCACTTCTATTCGCCATTCTATTTAATCCGCTTTATGCCGCTCTAGGCGCTTGTGTAGGTGAGGTTATTTTCGGCGAGCTGCTGCTGGGTCAATTCGGAGGATTAGGCGAGCTGGAGAAGTTCATCGAATTTGCACTCGCTATCTTTATCGCTGGCATGCTTGTTAAGGACCCTTCTAATAAACGTCAGCTGGCCATTGCAGCTTATGTTGCAATAGGGATTGATCAGCTTCTTGGCACTATAGTCGATATCGGCAAAGTATATTTTGGAATTGAAGAATTCGAAGCGGTTTCCGGCCTTCCTGAAAGCATACTAGTTATTGAAGGTGTTGCTTTTCTGAATGCGATGGTTATTTCCGGAACATTGTTCGCTTTGCTTCCAACGTTATATCTGGTTCCCCGTCTATATGGCAAAGTGGAACCGCTGCTGGGAATGAAACCACGTGATGGCCGTGCAGCAACCTCTCTAACCGACTTTGTAGGGCCAAGATTGCTCCTTATCGCTATTTTATTGTTTGTGTTTGCAGGCGCTGCAGAATTTTTGGCTGAATCAGACATTAACTTTATTGACTGGGAATCCGAATTTATAGCCGAAATGGGAAATGGAGCTATTTGGATCAGTATGAGCGTAGCGGCAGTTATTTTCATCATTACGATAGTATGGGCCGTGAATCGTAGAGCAAGCAAACGGAAAGGAGAAGCCGCTTAA
- the modA gene encoding molybdate ABC transporter substrate-binding protein: MFKKIKSYVILCALISIVLVIAGCGAKQNTSQNDSNGTKATSTTEQTQQPAEAVELIVSAAASMTDALTEIEKAYEANHPNIELSFNFGASGALQQQIEQGAPADLFLSAAVKNMTALVDKELIDTNQQINLLANELVVVVPADGALAIENVSDLAKAEVKTVAIGIPESVPAGSYAKEVLTSANLWDALQSKSVQAKDVRQVLQYVETGNADAGFVYKTDALTSDKVKVAFAVNAASYKAIQYPIGIVKATKHSKEAEEFYTYLQSQESLDVFIKYGFSVPN; the protein is encoded by the coding sequence TTGTTTAAAAAGATTAAGAGTTATGTGATTTTGTGTGCTTTGATTTCTATTGTATTAGTAATTGCGGGATGCGGGGCTAAGCAAAATACAAGTCAAAACGATAGCAATGGAACGAAAGCGACTAGTACGACCGAACAAACGCAGCAGCCTGCAGAAGCAGTGGAACTTATTGTATCAGCGGCGGCAAGCATGACCGATGCCTTGACAGAGATTGAGAAGGCCTATGAAGCTAATCATCCTAATATCGAGCTAAGCTTCAATTTCGGTGCATCTGGAGCGCTTCAGCAGCAAATCGAACAGGGGGCACCTGCCGATTTATTTTTATCCGCAGCAGTTAAGAATATGACAGCACTTGTAGATAAAGAGCTCATTGATACGAACCAACAGATCAATCTACTGGCCAATGAGCTTGTTGTTGTTGTTCCAGCAGATGGGGCTTTAGCCATTGAGAACGTTTCTGATCTTGCCAAAGCCGAAGTAAAGACGGTTGCGATCGGCATTCCAGAGAGCGTGCCTGCCGGCAGCTACGCCAAAGAAGTATTGACAAGCGCTAATCTGTGGGACGCTTTGCAGTCGAAATCGGTGCAGGCGAAGGATGTTAGACAAGTGCTGCAATATGTAGAAACTGGAAATGCAGACGCTGGCTTCGTATACAAAACGGATGCATTAACCTCAGACAAAGTAAAGGTCGCCTTTGCAGTTAATGCTGCATCCTATAAAGCGATTCAATATCCAATTGGAATAGTAAAGGCAACGAAGCACAGCAAGGAAGCAGAGGAGTTTTACACGTACTTGCAATCACAAGAATCACTGGATGTATTTATTAAATATGGCTTTTCAGTTCCTAATTAA
- a CDS encoding FtsX-like permease family protein: MNMAWKEIKRSKARFIILGSIIFLVSFLTFIISGLANGLSQDNAALIKDLPAGHFYMNADADEKYSFSKIDPAVQTTLLQEQKAAAALSIQMGFVNDDEDKQHSVAFVTSTDSEWFEKVSPGEIILDRTLEKEGIQVGDVLTNNQFNGEFKVSGFVDQKKYSHAPVAYIHMDNYKEIYRVNDMQLVFIPGQDQAMTIDGLQSFSKKEFLNTIASYSAEQLSLNMIIWFLVAISGMLFAIFFYMMNVQKIGLYGILKAIGVKTSTLFRMMWSQMLFITTIALVISIALSQGFNIIAPEGMPYSLTLATTVQLSVLFLVIGFVGATLSGIQIKKVEPLQAIQQGDN, encoded by the coding sequence ATGAATATGGCATGGAAGGAAATTAAGAGGAGTAAAGCGAGGTTTATTATTTTAGGATCAATTATTTTTCTAGTTAGTTTTTTAACCTTTATTATATCGGGTTTGGCCAATGGCTTATCACAAGATAATGCCGCTTTAATCAAGGACTTGCCTGCTGGCCATTTCTATATGAATGCCGATGCGGATGAAAAGTATAGCTTTTCAAAAATAGATCCTGCAGTACAAACTACCCTCCTACAAGAACAGAAGGCTGCAGCAGCGCTTTCGATTCAGATGGGCTTTGTCAACGATGACGAAGACAAGCAGCATAGCGTAGCTTTTGTGACTTCAACGGATTCCGAATGGTTTGAGAAGGTCAGTCCAGGTGAAATCATATTAGACCGTACTCTTGAAAAAGAAGGGATTCAGGTTGGCGATGTATTAACGAACAATCAATTCAATGGCGAATTCAAAGTTAGCGGATTTGTGGATCAAAAAAAATATAGCCATGCTCCCGTCGCTTATATCCATATGGATAACTATAAAGAAATTTACCGTGTAAATGATATGCAATTAGTGTTCATTCCAGGACAGGATCAAGCAATGACCATTGACGGCTTGCAATCATTTTCAAAAAAAGAGTTTCTTAACACGATTGCAAGCTATAGCGCGGAACAGCTGTCTCTCAATATGATTATTTGGTTTTTAGTCGCCATCAGCGGGATGCTGTTTGCTATATTCTTCTACATGATGAATGTTCAAAAAATCGGATTATACGGTATCTTAAAAGCGATCGGTGTAAAAACAAGCACATTATTCCGTATGATGTGGTCTCAAATGCTGTTCATCACAACGATTGCCCTCGTCATATCCATTGCGCTCAGTCAGGGCTTTAATATAATCGCACCGGAAGGGATGCCTTACAGCCTAACACTTGCAACAACCGTTCAATTATCTGTTCTGTTCTTAGTCATTGGATTTGTCGGCGCGACACTCTCTGGCATTCAAATTAAAAAAGTCGAGCCTCTACAAGCCATACAACAAGGAGACAACTAA
- a CDS encoding energy-coupling factor transporter transmembrane component T, producing the protein MELAEQAPKPTLWEKLSVERIKIELLRTAFGHSMTFLSKFDPRMLIGWYSFFAIAPWFIHNKTVLIGMLLAITILTYTSKPSVLVLIVLALGLVSDTAYMLIVSLAFGGGLAAAWALSTLTLKLLVIALASIAVFSSMDPEKLSDALLSLGMPAQFSFGVAYGYRMLPILIEEYNNLLYSYRLRGRAPLSKGLLGWRTIVYMGKISILAFYPLILNTAKRTRTTVEALEVKGFTYAINDPKVKRIKLAYLKIMPRDYAFLAISAIYVALLFWIGSQFKL; encoded by the coding sequence ATGGAATTAGCTGAACAAGCCCCTAAACCAACACTTTGGGAAAAACTGAGCGTGGAGCGAATCAAGATTGAGCTGCTGAGAACAGCCTTTGGCCACTCCATGACGTTTCTCTCGAAGTTTGATCCGCGAATGCTCATTGGATGGTATTCCTTCTTTGCAATCGCTCCTTGGTTCATTCATAACAAGACCGTGCTTATCGGCATGCTCCTTGCCATTACGATCCTTACCTACACCTCGAAGCCAAGTGTTCTCGTGCTTATCGTGCTGGCTCTTGGCCTTGTCTCAGACACCGCTTATATGCTGATCGTCTCACTCGCCTTCGGCGGTGGACTCGCTGCCGCATGGGCGCTTTCTACTCTTACATTAAAGCTTCTTGTCATCGCGCTTGCGAGCATTGCGGTATTCTCCAGCATGGATCCCGAGAAGCTAAGCGATGCGCTGCTTAGCCTCGGGATGCCGGCACAGTTTAGCTTCGGCGTAGCTTACGGCTATCGCATGCTGCCCATTCTTATCGAAGAGTACAACAATCTTCTTTACTCTTACAGGCTCCGAGGACGTGCTCCCCTCAGCAAAGGGCTGTTAGGATGGCGAACGATTGTCTATATGGGGAAAATATCGATATTGGCCTTTTACCCGCTTATTCTAAATACGGCAAAACGCACACGGACAACCGTCGAGGCGTTAGAAGTAAAAGGATTTACTTATGCTATCAATGACCCGAAGGTTAAACGGATAAAGCTAGCCTATTTAAAGATTATGCCTCGTGATTATGCATTTTTAGCGATTTCCGCTATCTATGTAGCCTTATTGTTCTGGATCGGCAGCCAATTCAAATTATAA
- a CDS encoding VOC family protein, translated as MAIDVYLNFNGNCREAAEFYAEVFKVEKPQIMTFGEAPQSPDYELPEAAKDLVMHTRLNILGSNVMFSDVFPGSPFILGNNISLAVVSRDEKQIRDAYEGLKEGGHVNMELQETFWTKCYGSLKDKFGIEWQFSVENVEA; from the coding sequence ATGGCTATTGATGTATATCTGAACTTTAATGGAAATTGTCGAGAAGCGGCTGAATTTTATGCAGAAGTGTTTAAAGTAGAAAAACCGCAAATTATGACTTTTGGTGAAGCACCGCAAAGTCCTGATTACGAATTGCCTGAGGCGGCAAAAGATTTAGTCATGCATACGAGGCTTAACATTCTTGGCAGCAATGTCATGTTCTCTGATGTTTTTCCAGGGTCTCCTTTTATTTTGGGCAATAATATAAGTCTTGCAGTCGTTTCGCGGGATGAAAAACAAATTAGAGATGCCTATGAAGGATTAAAAGAAGGCGGCCATGTAAACATGGAGCTTCAAGAAACATTTTGGACCAAATGTTATGGCAGTTTAAAGGACAAGTTCGGTATCGAATGGCAATTTAGCGTAGAAAACGTAGAAGCATAG
- a CDS encoding ABC transporter ATP-binding protein, with protein MTAFTIHDVKKTFTSGEVNEQVLNGINLTLQEGEITALVGASGSGKSTLLTIAAGLQGATSGKIIFEGKNMSEMTQEDIRKIRAKKYGFIFQSSHLVPFLSVEDQLLLMLDVSESKMNKLKQKEEVLKILRLVGMEHRKDAYPSSLSGGEKQRVAIARAIIHKPKILFADEPTASLDSTRSKDVMTLIRNLTKTLNITTLLVTHDEEMLSYADHTITMKDGLII; from the coding sequence ATGACAGCATTCACCATACATGACGTCAAAAAAACATTCACGAGCGGCGAGGTTAACGAGCAGGTATTGAACGGGATTAATCTCACCTTGCAAGAAGGAGAAATAACAGCTCTCGTAGGCGCCTCTGGATCTGGAAAAAGCACACTCCTCACCATCGCTGCTGGCCTTCAAGGGGCAACTAGCGGAAAGATCATTTTCGAAGGGAAAAACATGTCCGAAATGACGCAGGAGGATATCCGGAAAATCCGCGCCAAAAAATATGGATTTATTTTTCAATCCTCACATCTCGTTCCTTTCCTTTCTGTAGAAGATCAGCTGCTGCTGATGCTTGACGTCTCCGAATCAAAAATGAATAAACTGAAGCAAAAAGAGGAAGTACTAAAGATACTCAGACTCGTAGGCATGGAGCATCGAAAGGATGCCTACCCCTCTTCCTTATCAGGAGGGGAGAAACAGCGGGTTGCCATCGCTCGCGCAATCATCCACAAGCCCAAAATACTATTTGCGGATGAGCCGACGGCTAGTCTGGACTCGACAAGATCTAAAGATGTCATGACACTCATCAGAAATTTGACAAAAACATTAAATATTACGACCCTGCTCGTAACCCATGATGAAGAAATGCTCTCCTATGCTGATCATACGATTACGATGAAGGACGGATTGATTATATAA
- a CDS encoding PHP-associated domain-containing protein, translating to MKIDLHTHAKWSKNIEFSYDYYRGMMDGASKYLDAVALTEHFNTCNFQDIYNTLDQHCPYKGDYYMVEGVKVFPGIEVDVREKGHILLIGARESIIALRSRLENHTLEGEYVELEHLLDLSEEYDCLRIGAHPFREANPLYQVKPELLARLDAFDLNGRDLHHYGQEMEERVKGLAELIALPVIAGSDTHQPLQFGSVYNRFEQSCDTIEQLRDVIRRGAYDYQISQHFHQKVQLAEVEQARYKRNRIVNPY from the coding sequence ATGAAAATTGATTTACACACACATGCAAAGTGGTCCAAAAATATTGAGTTTTCCTATGATTATTATCGAGGGATGATGGATGGAGCGAGTAAGTATTTAGATGCTGTAGCGTTGACAGAGCATTTTAACACATGTAATTTTCAAGATATCTATAATACTTTAGATCAGCATTGCCCATATAAAGGAGACTATTATATGGTTGAAGGGGTGAAGGTATTTCCTGGAATTGAGGTGGATGTGCGTGAAAAGGGCCATATTCTTCTAATTGGTGCGAGGGAGAGCATTATTGCGCTGCGTTCAAGGCTGGAAAACCATACGCTGGAAGGTGAATATGTAGAATTGGAGCATTTATTAGACCTGAGTGAGGAATATGATTGTCTTCGTATTGGAGCACATCCGTTTCGCGAGGCAAACCCGCTATATCAAGTAAAGCCGGAGCTTCTTGCAAGATTAGATGCCTTCGATTTGAACGGTAGAGATTTGCACCATTACGGACAGGAGATGGAGGAGAGAGTGAAAGGTCTGGCAGAGCTCATCGCCTTGCCAGTCATTGCAGGCAGTGACACCCACCAGCCGCTTCAGTTCGGAAGTGTGTATAATCGGTTTGAGCAGAGCTGCGATACGATTGAGCAGCTGCGAGATGTCATTCGAAGAGGGGCATACGATTATCAGATTTCACAGCATTTTCATCAGAAGGTACAATTAGCAGAAGTAGAGCAGGCTCGATACAAAAGAAATAGGATAGTCAATCCATACTGA
- a CDS encoding YdcF family protein, producing the protein MAAITNRSSGMGEEDTLSEAEAAKRYAIQHKVNEEDIIMEEESSITEQNLSNAYAIAQRQHINSFTIVSDPLHMKRALTMAKDLGMDAYASPTQTSAYQSIRTKLPFLLREIFFLIGYQAKTLL; encoded by the coding sequence GTGGCGGCGATTACGAATAGGAGCAGCGGTATGGGAGAAGAGGATACGCTATCTGAGGCGGAAGCTGCAAAACGTTATGCAATTCAGCATAAGGTAAATGAAGAGGATATTATTATGGAGGAGGAGTCAAGCATCACCGAGCAAAACCTTAGCAATGCGTACGCAATTGCGCAGCGGCAACACATTAATTCGTTTACGATAGTTAGCGATCCGCTTCATATGAAACGGGCTCTTACAATGGCAAAGGACCTCGGGATGGATGCCTATGCATCGCCAACCCAAACTTCTGCTTACCAAAGCATAAGGACCAAGCTTCCATTTCTGCTGCGAGAAATTTTCTTCCTCATCGGCTATCAAGCCAAAACACTACTTTAA
- the modB gene encoding molybdate ABC transporter permease subunit, protein MMFLNWHEFWLPIKLSLQVALLSSVVVITIGTGVAWWMSRRTFKGKTALETAFMLPLVLPPTVVGFLLLIMLGRRSWFGEVIEWLFNAPIIFSWWAAVVASIVVSFPLVYQTMKVGFASVDRDLEDAGRSIGATEWEVFRFITLPLAFRSLSTAYILGFARGLGEFGATLMIAGNIPGRTQTIPTAIYVAVDSGNTAMAWAWTIAIIIISFMLLMLTGRKSA, encoded by the coding sequence ATGATGTTTTTGAACTGGCATGAATTTTGGCTGCCGATTAAATTATCTTTGCAGGTAGCTTTATTATCAAGTGTAGTGGTTATTACTATTGGAACAGGCGTGGCATGGTGGATGTCACGGCGTACTTTTAAAGGAAAGACAGCTCTTGAAACGGCATTTATGCTGCCGCTAGTCCTTCCTCCAACGGTTGTTGGTTTCTTGCTTCTCATCATGCTGGGTCGCAGAAGCTGGTTCGGCGAGGTAATCGAGTGGCTGTTTAATGCTCCTATTATATTTTCATGGTGGGCAGCCGTAGTTGCTTCCATCGTAGTGTCATTCCCACTGGTCTACCAAACGATGAAAGTAGGCTTTGCTTCTGTCGATCGTGATTTGGAGGATGCTGGACGCTCCATTGGCGCCACCGAGTGGGAGGTATTTAGGTTCATTACGCTGCCGCTCGCATTCCGTTCACTCAGTACCGCGTATATTCTTGGATTTGCACGCGGTTTGGGTGAATTCGGAGCGACATTAATGATTGCGGGCAATATTCCGGGTCGCACTCAGACGATTCCAACAGCCATTTATGTCGCGGTAGATTCAGGGAATACAGCAATGGCATGGGCCTGGACGATCGCGATAATTATCATTTCATTTATGCTGCTAATGCTTACGGGACGCAAAAGCGCATAG